Proteins encoded in a region of the Anopheles aquasalis chromosome 2, idAnoAquaMG_Q_19, whole genome shotgun sequence genome:
- the LOC126570130 gene encoding serine/threonine-protein kinase fused translates to MEKYAISNLIGEGSFGRVYKAVDKSTKVTVAVKIINKRGRSGREIRGLRGECEIQRSLLHPHIIRMLDSYETPNEIVVVTEYAKMDLHSLLRGGSLGEQKTQRITFDLVSAMYYLHSHRILHRDLKPQNILLDRNMSAKLCDFGFARNMTIGTHVLTSIKGTPLYMAPELLEAKPYDHHADLWSLGCIIYEMLAGEPPFSSTSMIHLVRLIRTQHIKWPSFLTSNCVSFVQGLLERDPAQRMSWSAILMHAFVKGHIFIIGEHTPFNTHPLTVSQTQIPNDENKHNRAACEELSTSRDSINVILQSDVEYQETDCEDSIANNHAEQSSINTISPIHHESSTGGHIVRSSAFQRRADDPDDSLAPGSINSNLLVNRFNDNFPLTPLLQPSPIDGLRMKACSFMSAGGKDYLLHIDQQSQELERRKLNQSIDNFSIRIESEKQSRAQSLAQSKGAITDHGKLADKSTPCLLPGWDSCDDSQNPPIENEEWLVFLQRSMQEILDGELDSLRQRNFVCIIVAPLRNCKASAKVIEHVAHLLSLPLAIDIPPTLQRDITHVYGELKLVPNLVYASKLLCNRTKTSSDIIIGSQHSMHQSTNSFRQLEALDNDEVKTLTAVYDLISYLTHIDDVFLNQFCDAIEILGAKELFISFFTIVHKNNHYTRLVCSILALLNCALRELPENAEIIEQIIFDENVNIIGLLQYNDSVLRLRTCMMLRVLARFSCLALQTNGWTNALKESLETLCADDNIAVKMEATLAIEEFKYLSLAVPETL, encoded by the exons ATGGAAAAATACGCCATCAGTAATCTAATAGGAGAAGGCTCGTTTGGGAGAGTTTATAAAGCGGTTGATAAATCGACGAAAGTTACGGTTGCTGTAAAAATTATTAATaag CGCGGTCGATCCGGACGAGAGATCCGAGGATTACGGGGGGAATGTGAAATTCAAAGGAGTCTGTTGCACCCACACATCATTCGGATGCTCGATTCTTACGAAACGCCCAACGAAATAGTCGTGGTGACGGAATACGCAAAAATGGATCTGCACAGTTTACTTCGCGGCGGATCGCTAGGCGAGCAAAAAACGCAGAGGATCACTTTCGATCTAGTCTCGGCCATGTATTATCTACATTCGCATCGAATTTTGCATCGCGACTTGAAGCCCCAAAACATTCTTCTTGATCGCAATATGAGCGCAAAGCTGTGCGACTTTGGATTTGCGCGAAATATGACGATAGGGACTCACGTACTCACATCTATTAAAGGTACGCCTTTATACATGGCGCCGGAGTTACTAGAAGCAAAGCCATACGACCATCACGCAGACTTGTGGTCATTGGGATGCATCATATACGAAATGCTAGCGGGAGAGCCACCGTTTAGCTCGACTTCAATGATCCACCTTGTGAGGTTGATACGAACTCAGCATATCAAATGGCCGAGTTTTCTGACCAGTAACTGTGTTTCTTTCGTGCAAGGTTTACTGGAACGAGATCCCGCCCAACGTATGAGTTGGTCCGCTATTCTGATGCATGCGTTTGTGAAGGGACATATTTTTATAATTGGAGAACATACGCCCTTTAACACTCACCCTTTAACGGTGTCTCAAACTCAGATACCAAACGACGAGAACAAACATAATAGAGCAGCTTGTGAGGAGTTGTCGACATCACGAGATAGTATCAATGTAATTTTACAAAGCGACGTAGAATATCAAGAAACAGATTGCGAGGATTCGATCGCCAATAACCATGCTGAACAATCTTCCATCAATACTATTTCGCCAATCCATCATGAATCTTCTACAGGAGGGCATATCGTACGGAGTAGTGCTTTTCAAAGAAGAGCAGATGACCCGGACGATTCACTAGCCCCGGGATCAATCAACTCCAATTTGTTGGTGAATCGGTTTAATGATAACTTTCCTCTTACACCATTACTTCAACCTTCCCCGATAGATGGACTTCGAATGAAGGCTTGCTCTTTTATGAGTGCTGGCGGCAAGGACTATTTATTGCATATAGATCAGCAATCTCAAGAGCTCGAGCGACGGAAATTGAATCAAAGTATTGATAACTTTTCAATTCGCATTGAGTCAGAAAAACAATCTCGAGCTCAATCGCTTGCACAGAGTAAAGGTGCCATTACCGACCACGGTAAACTCGCAGACAAAAGCACGCCTTGCCTTCTTCCAGGATGGGATTCTTGTGACGATTCTCAGAACCCTCCTATCGAGAATGAAGAATGGCTAGTCTTTTTACAACGATCCATGCAAGAAATTCTGGATGGTGAACTGGATTCATTGCGGCAGCGCAACTTTGTTTGCATTATTGTGGCACCTTTACGAAACTGCAAGGCAAGTGCGAAAGTTATAGAACACGTAGCGCATTTACTCAGTCTTCCGCTAGCGATCGACATACCACCAACATTACAACGCGATATAACGCATGTTTACGGTGAGCTAAAGTTGGTCCCTAATTTAGTGTATGCTTCAAAATTGCTCTGTAATAGAACTAAAACCAGTTCCGACATTATCATCGGAAGCCAGCATTCAATGCATCAGTCAACTAACTCTTTTCGTCAACTTGAGGCGTTGGACAATGATGAGGTTAAAACCCTAACGGCTGTATATGATTTGATAAGTTATCTCACGCACATTGACGACGtatttttgaatcaattttgcGATGCAATTGAAATCCTTGGGGCTAAGGAACTGTTCATCAGTTTCTTCACGATTGTTCACAAAAATAACCATTACACTCGCCTTGTTTGCTCTATACTTGCTTTACTTAACTGTGCCTTGCGTGAACTTCCCGAGAATGCCGAGATTATTGAACAAATTATATTTGATGAAAATGTCAATATAATAGGTTTATTGCAGTATAACGACTCGGTTCTAAG ACTTCGAACGTGTATGATGCTTCGTGTGCTTGCCAGGTTCAGTTGCCTAGCACTGCAGACTAATGGATGGACTAATGCTCTCAAAGAAAGCCTTGAGACATTATGTGCAGATGACAATATAGCAGTAAAAATG GAAGCAACATTAGCTATCGAAGAATTCAAATACCTTTCGTTAGCAGTTCCAGAGACTCTGTAA